In the Cellulomonas sp. C5510 genome, GACGCTGCTGCACTGGGCCGTGTCGTTCGTCGGGCGGGGCCGCTCCGAGCGCACCGCCACCTGGCAGCAGGTGGTCGGCCGCACGGTGCTGCGCTCGCGCGGCGCGGAGCACCCCACCCGGCGCGCGGACGACGTCGCGGGGAGCTGACCGAGGAGTCCGCCGGCCGACCGGCCTCAGCGCGACGTCCGGGCGCCGTCGGCACCCGGATGGCTCGCCGCGAACCGGTCGAGCTCGGCCGCGACGACGCTGCGCAGCTCGGCGCTGCACAGCGGCAGGAAGTGCCCCGGCGTCCGCAGACGCACGAGCCGCGCGCCCGGGAGCGCGCCGTCGCCGGGGATGTGCGGGTCCCAGCGGGTGGCGGCCGCCACGATGCGGCCGTGGTCGGCCCGCTGGGCCGCGAGCGCGGTGAGCACCTCGTCGTCCGGCAGGAACGCGCGCAGCGCCGGCACCGGGAGCCACCGCGCGTAGGGCGAGCCGGCGAAGGGCGTGTTGACGGCCACCATGCCCCGCAGGCGGTCCCGCACGTCCGCGCGGCCGAGCAGCGCCTTGCCGATGAGGCCGCCCTTGGAGTGCGCGACGACGACCGCACCCCGCAGGTCGAGCTCCCGGACGCGGTCCGCGGCGAGCTCGGTCATCTCGGGGAGGCCGCCGCCGTTGAACCCGAGCCCGGGGACGACGTGGACCGCGTGCCCTCGGGCGTGCAGGGCGCCCCCGAGGGGCTCGAGGAACCGCCACGGCTCCCACACGCCGGGCAGCAGCAGCACCTCCGGCGGGCGGCGCGCCGCGGGGTGGGCCCACGCGCCCGGCGGCGTCCGCGACAGCAGCGCGGCGGCCTGCCGCCAGCCGGCGTACCCGTAGTCGAGGACCCGCCACGCGGTGCGGGCGGCCACCTCGGCCGGCCGCCGGCGTGCGCGCGCCGTCACCACGCGCCCTCCCGCACCCAGCGGGCGAGCAGCGGGGCGTGGGTCGCCTGCGGGATGTGGCCCGCGCGCGGCACCTCCCGCACGGTCCCCCGGGGTGCGAGCGCCGCCAGGCGCCGGTGCCAGTCGCGTGTGGCGACCGGGTCGTGCTCCCCGCGGACCAGCAGCGCCGGGCCGGGCAGCCTGCTGACGGCCGCCGCCGTGTCGTAGGCGAACATCTCCGGCAGCACCGCCGAGAACCACCGCGGACCGGCACGCAGGTAGTCCGTGGCGACGACGGCGTTGACGGCGGGCGGCTCGTACCGGGCGTCCCGCGCGAGCCTCGCCGCCTGCCCGGCCACCGACGGCGCGGACGGGTCGACCACGGCGCCCACCAGCACCACCCGGGACACCGCCCGCGGGTCGCGCAGCATGGCCTCGGCGACGACCTGCGCCCCCATCGAGTGCCCCACGAGCACCGCGTCCTCGACGCCGCGCAGCAGCCCCAGCACGACGTCCGCCAGGTCACCCACCGCCGGGACACGCTGCGGCCGGGGGCTGCGGCCGAAGCCGGGCAGGTCCGGCACGAGCACCCGTCGATCGCGGCACAGCTCCGCCGCCAGCGGGCGCCAGTACCGGTGCGAGACGCCGATGCCGTGCACCAGCACGACCGGGGGCGAGTCCGGGTCCCCGCAGGCGGCGACGACGAGGCGCTCGCCGGCGCCGGTCCCCCGAACGGAGCGCCCCTCCGGCGGCCGCGCCCGGCGGTCACCCGGCCCGCCTGGGCGCGACGGAGCCGCGGCCGGGGCGGCCCGCGGCGGGTCCGGCGCGGGGGGCCGTGCGGGCGGGGTGGGGCGCGGCCGCGTCGCGGGCGCGGTGGCCGGAGTGGGCGGCGTGGTCCGGCTGGTCGAGGGCAGGGCGGCCTCCAGGCTGCGTGCGGTGACGGGCAGTGCGGTGACGGACGGGGCAGTGACGGACGGGGCGCGGACGGCGTGCACGCAGGGGGTCGGAGCGCGCCCGCCGGCGGGCGCGCTCCGATGACTCTGGACGACGTCGCTCGAGTCGGCGACCGCTGGCGCGCCCTCGCGCTCGCGGCGCGGCGCCGCCCGGGTGACAGTGGAGGGCATGGCCGACCGCCTCGCCCGCAGCACCAGCCC is a window encoding:
- a CDS encoding triacylglycerol lipase — encoded protein: MVTARARRRPAEVAARTAWRVLDYGYAGWRQAAALLSRTPPGAWAHPAARRPPEVLLLPGVWEPWRFLEPLGGALHARGHAVHVVPGLGFNGGGLPEMTELAADRVRELDLRGAVVVAHSKGGLIGKALLGRADVRDRLRGMVAVNTPFAGSPYARWLPVPALRAFLPDDEVLTALAAQRADHGRIVAAATRWDPHIPGDGALPGARLVRLRTPGHFLPLCSAELRSVVAAELDRFAASHPGADGARTSR
- a CDS encoding alpha/beta fold hydrolase, which gives rise to MLVHGIGVSHRYWRPLAAELCRDRRVLVPDLPGFGRSPRPQRVPAVGDLADVVLGLLRGVEDAVLVGHSMGAQVVAEAMLRDPRAVSRVVLVGAVVDPSAPSVAGQAARLARDARYEPPAVNAVVATDYLRAGPRWFSAVLPEMFAYDTAAAVSRLPGPALLVRGEHDPVATRDWHRRLAALAPRGTVREVPRAGHIPQATHAPLLARWVREGAW